A stretch of the Spirosoma agri genome encodes the following:
- a CDS encoding sugar O-acetyltransferase, whose translation MNNDIFQRMRASQPLRKEDAEYARFAEVVSRTISLCAAMNATATELDQVREKLSEIIGTRIDESTTIFPPFYTNFGLFIKLGKNVFINHACSFLDIGGITIEDDVQIGPRVNLTSENHPLDPADRKTVLLQPILIKRNAWIGAGATILPGVTVGENSIVAAGAVVSRDVPPNTVVAGIPAKVVKTI comes from the coding sequence ATGAATAACGATATTTTTCAGCGGATGCGGGCTAGTCAACCGCTTCGGAAAGAGGATGCTGAGTATGCCCGGTTTGCCGAAGTCGTTTCGCGCACTATCAGCTTGTGCGCAGCGATGAACGCGACCGCAACCGAGCTTGATCAGGTACGCGAAAAGCTAAGTGAGATCATCGGTACAAGGATCGACGAGTCAACCACGATTTTTCCGCCCTTTTACACCAACTTCGGCCTGTTCATTAAGCTGGGCAAAAACGTGTTTATCAATCACGCCTGTTCTTTCCTGGACATTGGTGGCATCACGATTGAGGACGATGTTCAGATTGGGCCGCGAGTCAATCTGACGTCCGAAAATCATCCGTTAGACCCCGCCGATCGTAAAACAGTCCTTCTTCAACCGATTCTGATCAAACGAAATGCCTGGATCGGGGCGGGAGCAACCATTTTGCCGGGCGTTACGGTTGGCGAAAACTCAATTGTAGCAGCGGGGGCGGTAGTAAGTCGGGACGTACCGCCCAATACAGTCGTTGCTGGAATTCCGGCGAAGGTGGTGAAGACAATCTGA
- a CDS encoding (R)-mandelonitrile lyase: MKPSFAFIAALLLTGTVVSMTACVGTKQPKTMTADPNTSLFPKGEKLTNDYFTGNAYLTPLVARDKNNEYAMGNVTFEPGARTNRSAVRWHTHPKGQVLIVTEGSGFYQEKGKPARRINKGDVVNIPEAVEHWHGASATNKLVHIAITNYQGDDNVVWLTPVSDDDYTKVNSH; the protein is encoded by the coding sequence ATGAAACCATCGTTTGCATTCATCGCTGCCCTGCTGCTGACCGGGACGGTCGTATCAATGACGGCTTGCGTTGGCACCAAACAACCTAAAACTATGACCGCTGATCCGAACACGTCTCTTTTTCCGAAAGGGGAAAAACTAACGAATGACTATTTTACGGGCAACGCCTATCTGACTCCCCTTGTAGCGAGGGACAAGAATAACGAGTATGCGATGGGTAACGTGACATTTGAACCCGGTGCCCGAACAAACCGCTCGGCGGTCCGATGGCACACCCATCCCAAGGGACAGGTGTTGATCGTTACGGAAGGATCAGGGTTTTACCAGGAAAAGGGCAAACCCGCCCGGCGGATCAACAAAGGTGATGTGGTCAATATCCCGGAAGCGGTAGAACATTGGCACGGCGCATCGGCCACGAACAAACTGGTTCATATTGCCATCACGAATTACCAGGGCGACGACAATGTGGTTTGGCTTACCCCGGTTTCGGATGACGACTATACTAAGGTCAACTCCCATTAA